The sequence below is a genomic window from Streptosporangium lutulentum.
TGGCCACCATTCGGGTCACGTGCGGGCTTGCCGCGGCAAGGATCGTCTTGTTCTGGTCCGCGTTGAGCAGACGGTGGGCGTCGTTGCGGGGGGTGCCGTTGCCGTCGTGTTCCAGACCTTCGACGGGGAGGGGTCCGATGTGCAGGCTGACACGAAGCCGGATCGGGGTCGGGGTCAGAGCGCGCTCGGAGAGAACAGCCTGGAGCTCCTTGAGCCACGGAGAAATGACATGCGGCATCATGCTCGGATTGAACCCGAACACATACCCGTCTCCTCGAGTAGCGGGGAACTCGCGGTCACGCCAGAGGCCCGCCAGACCAGCACGATTGAATGACAATTCGAGGATTTTTGGAATGACCTGAGCAATGATCTCATGTTCGACGGAAGAGCGTTTGGTGAAGCCCTCGGCATCCACCGCGACGATACCCCGATAATCCGGCATCGGAATACTACAGTTCGAACGTTTGAATGGTTCTTCATTCATGATGGCTACTTTCTCCCTTTCAGATCTCAAGTTCTCTCGCGGCCTTGCGAAGCGTTGGAAGATCGGTGATCGTGATCGCGTTCCGGCGAGCCTCGACACCGAAGCCCTCCAGTTGTTCGAGCAACTTGGAGATGGTGTTCCGGCCGACCCTGAGATGGCGGCCGAGATCGGTACGGGTAGCGTGCAGCACGACCTGTGTGGTGGTTCCAGCGCCGTTCCAGTCCCGGTCGGCAAGACGAGCCAGGGCGAACACCAGCCTGTCCAGGGGGCGACCTTTCCCTTGCACGATCATCGACTCGATGAGGCGCCCGCGTGCATGCTCTGCTACCTGGTCGACAAGTTCGCTCTTCGTCATGAATTTGAGGTACGTTTCGGCGGAAATGACGGCGACCTTGCACGGCTCCAGCGTCTCGACATTCGCGAAGCGACTGATGCCCCGCAGGACGGCAGTCCTCCC
It includes:
- a CDS encoding Crp/Fnr family transcriptional regulator codes for the protein MSTVREREMQKELIANSRQIHYGAETLLLRQGDPGDKVVIILKGQAKVERLEPNGECGVLAFRGPGEILGRTAVLRGISRFANVETLEPCKVAVISAETYLKFMTKSELVDQVAEHARGRLIESMIVQGKGRPLDRLVFALARLADRDWNGAGTTTQVVLHATRTDLGRHLRVGRNTISKLLEQLEGFGVEARRNAITITDLPTLRKAARELEI